The genomic stretch TCAACTCGATCGAAACGACTCCTCGAAAGACGATCTCCTTGCGTCCCGAGGCGAAACAGGTATGGCTTGATATTAAGAATCGTTTTTGTCAAAACAACGATGCCCGTCTTTATCAATTGCAGGCAGAACTAATAGCCTGTCGACAAGCACCAACCGAGTCCTTAATGGCCTACTATGGACGTCTCACGAAATTGTGGGATGACATTCTGGAGATCGACGCACTTCCTTCTTGCTCATGTACTTCCTGCCCTTGCGATTGGGTTTGCATCATTGATGCTCGCTGTGACAAGAAACGGGTACGTGACTTTCTCATCGGTCTTGATGACCGTTTCGATAATGCTCGGTCTCAAATTCTTGGTACAAACCCTCTCCCTGGCCTTGATTTTGTTTACAATCGGCTTCTCCAAGAGGAAGGGGTTCGGTCCTTAACCTAAGCTAAGACCGAACCACCACCAGATACGATGGCGTTTGCAGCCCGTGTCAATCATGGCTCACGGGCTGGAGGGGGGGTAGTCACCAAACTGCTCGGTCTGCTACTGTTGCCCCGACTAACAATAGCAGACCTTACTGCATCGCTTGCAAACGGCATGGTCATTTGTTTAAATCCTGTTTTCGCGTGACGAGAAAATACCCCGAATGGTGGGGTGCAGGGGCATCTTAAAACAAATGGAGGCCCGGTGCACTGAGAaaaaatgaggccccaaatatGAATGCACAAGGGCACTATACTTCGATTTTTgtattgaatttaatcaataaggCCTATAAATTCGGTGTCCAAAATCAGAGGTCCGGTTCCTCCGCCCGTGGTTGCACGGGGTGTTAGACGCCCCTGATGAGGTGATAGACCCCGTGATCGTATCTATATTAATCCCACTGACACAGATTTGAGTAATGCtactccattttgttgtggagtcCCTGGAATGGTACGATGTCTGGCAACACCTTCCTTCTTGCAGAAAATGTTGAATTCATTTGAACAGAACTCAAGACCATTGTCAGTTCTTAATCTTTTTACTTTATTTCCAGTCTGATTTTCGATCAAAGTTTTCCACTCTTTGAATGTGGGAAACGCCTCATTCTTGTATTTGAGAAAATAGACCCAGAGTTTTCTGGAAAAATCATCAATAATGGTCATCATATAATGACAACCTCCTTTTGAAGGAACTTTTGAAGGACCCCAAAGATCAGAATGGATATAATCCAAAGTACCCTTGGTTCTATGAATACCCTTTGAAAAGCTAACTTTTTTCTGCTTGCCAAAAATGCAATGTTCGCAGAAATCAACTTTACCGGTACAATGCTTTCCGAGTAGTCCTTTCTTGTTAAGGACATGCATTCCTTTTTCACTCATGTGGCCCAATCTCATATGCCACAATTTGGTGTCATCGCTAGATGAGACAACTGCTGCAGTACCTGTAATAGTAGAACCCTGCAGCACATACAAGTTACCAGATCGATTTGCCTTCATTAATACAAGAGCACCTTTGGACACTTTTAAAACTCCACCTTCAGCTGAATACT from Silene latifolia isolate original U9 population chromosome 2, ASM4854445v1, whole genome shotgun sequence encodes the following:
- the LOC141636734 gene encoding uncharacterized protein LOC141636734; translated protein: MNSDQIIETPKQQAYSLVHVENPGANITQTHFNGSNYDEWSRGFYLGLLAKGKLGYIDGTVSKPAATSNYFESWRSTNALVTAWIFNSIETTPRKTISLRPEAKQVWLDIKNRFCQNNDARLYQLQAELIACRQAPTESLMAYYGRLTKLWDDILEIDALPSCSCTSCPCDWVCIIDARCDKKRVRDFLIGLDDRFDNARSQILGTNPLPGLDFVYNRLLQEEGVRSLT